The following proteins are co-located in the Chiroxiphia lanceolata isolate bChiLan1 chromosome 7, bChiLan1.pri, whole genome shotgun sequence genome:
- the RAB17 gene encoding ras-related protein Rab-17 isoform X2, with protein MTSGSSCQPWAVSSFFTRTHDLEAATVKFEIWDTAGQEKYQSVCHLYYRNAHAALLVYDIAKKETFKKAKLWLEELEKKFLPDEIVIALVGNKTDLAAEREVTTEEGAEFARTKGLLFMETSAKCNHQVNDIFMAIVQELLCREKEKASAPSLHERSTIDLKEGTPERRCCWL; from the exons CGCACACACGACCTGGAGGCAGCCACCGTCAAGTTTGAGATCTGGGACACGGCAGGCCAGGAAAAGTACCAAAGTGTCTGCCACCTCTACTACCGGAATGCTCATGCTGCTCTCCTTGTTTATGACATTGCTAAGAAG GAAACATTcaagaaagcaaagctgtggctggaggagttggagaagaaattccttcctgatGAAATTGTCATTGCTTTGGTGGGCAACAAAACAGATCTTGCTGCTGAGCGAGAGGTCACCACTGAG GAGGGGGCAGAGTTTGCACGGACAAAAGGCCTCCTGTTCATGGAGACATCTGCAAAATGCAACCATCAAGTAAATGATATCTTCATGGCCATAG TCCAAGAGCTCCTGTGTCgggaaaaagagaaggcatCTGCCCCATCCCTACACGAGAGATCAACAATTGACCTGAAGGAGGGCACGCCAGAgaggaggtgctgctggctcTGA
- the PRLH gene encoding prolactin-releasing peptide isoform X1 — MKLGATCLLCLLLACLTLPVAYGHILQRSMEIRSKENMNPDIDPSWYTGRGIRPVGRFGRRQALGEGTHPMGGRQRACAAPHPPREERNP, encoded by the exons ATGAAGCTGGGGGCCACCTgcctcctgtgcctgctgctcgCCTGCCTGACCCTGCCCGTCGCCTACGGCCACATCCTCCAGCGCTCCATGGAAATCAGGAGTAAGGAGAACATGA ACCCGGACATCGACCCCTCCTGGTACACGGGACGCGGGATCAGGCCGGTGGGGCGGTTTGGGAGGCGGCAAGCCCTGGGTGAGGGCACCCACCCCATGGGGGGCCGGCAGCGAGCCTGTGCAGCCCCCCACCCTCCCCGGGAGGAGCGGAACCCTTGA
- the PRLH gene encoding prolactin-releasing peptide isoform X2, with the protein MKLGATCLLCLLLACLTLPVAYGHILQRSMEIRNPDIDPSWYTGRGIRPVGRFGRRQALGEGTHPMGGRQRACAAPHPPREERNP; encoded by the exons ATGAAGCTGGGGGCCACCTgcctcctgtgcctgctgctcgCCTGCCTGACCCTGCCCGTCGCCTACGGCCACATCCTCCAGCGCTCCATGGAAATCAGGA ACCCGGACATCGACCCCTCCTGGTACACGGGACGCGGGATCAGGCCGGTGGGGCGGTTTGGGAGGCGGCAAGCCCTGGGTGAGGGCACCCACCCCATGGGGGGCCGGCAGCGAGCCTGTGCAGCCCCCCACCCTCCCCGGGAGGAGCGGAACCCTTGA